One genomic window of Desulfuromonas sp. AOP6 includes the following:
- a CDS encoding metal ABC transporter permease — METFFEAVLNQTFMLNALIGGLLASIACGIVGSFVVVKRIGYIAGGIAHAVLGGMGIAYYFGYSPIGGAIVAALLSAGIIGWINLHWKQQEDTIISALWSVGMATGVLFIARTPGYNVDLMSYLFGNILMIPRQDLYLIFILDLAIALIILLFYKQFLAVAFDEEFARLRGVRVDLFYLLLLALVSLTVVILIQVVGLIMVIALLTLPAAIAGHFVHSLAKMMVLATLFGAFFTTGGLFISYQPDLPAGATTVLLAGLGYLLSSLFASLRHRFRRPMNPR; from the coding sequence ATGGAAACCTTTTTTGAAGCCGTGCTGAACCAGACCTTCATGCTAAACGCCCTCATTGGTGGACTGCTGGCCAGCATTGCCTGCGGCATTGTCGGCTCCTTTGTCGTCGTCAAGCGCATCGGCTATATTGCCGGCGGCATCGCCCACGCCGTGCTGGGCGGCATGGGGATAGCCTATTATTTCGGCTATAGCCCCATTGGCGGCGCCATTGTGGCCGCCCTCCTGTCGGCGGGTATCATCGGCTGGATCAACCTGCACTGGAAACAGCAGGAAGACACCATCATCAGCGCGCTCTGGTCCGTGGGCATGGCCACCGGCGTGCTGTTCATCGCCCGTACCCCGGGCTACAACGTCGATCTCATGAGCTATCTCTTCGGCAACATTCTCATGATCCCCCGACAAGACCTCTATCTTATTTTCATCCTCGACCTGGCCATCGCCCTCATTATCCTTCTTTTCTACAAGCAGTTTTTGGCCGTGGCCTTCGATGAGGAATTCGCCCGCCTGCGGGGCGTTCGCGTCGACCTCTTCTATCTGCTGCTTCTCGCCCTTGTTTCCCTGACCGTCGTCATCCTGATCCAGGTGGTTGGTTTGATCATGGTCATTGCCCTGCTCACACTGCCGGCAGCCATTGCTGGACATTTTGTTCACTCTCTGGCTAAGATGATGGTGCTGGCGACTCTTTTCGGAGCTTTTTTCACGACCGGCGGACTCTTCATCTCCTACCAGCCGGATCTTCCCGCCGGGGCCACCACTGTTCTGCTGGCGGGGTTGGGTTACCTGCTTTCTTCCCTCTTTGCCAGCCTGCGCCATCGGTTTCGGCGTCCCATGAACCCACGTTGA
- a CDS encoding ABC transporter ATP-binding protein, producing the protein MSPAVIELAQVFFRYDEIPVLDNVTLSIEQGEFLGIVGPNGSGKSTLLKLILGLLSPTSGSVRVFGKQPGQACQKLGYVPQFATFDRRFPISVLDTVLQGRLGKTRSILGYGEKDRQVARQAMAEAEILDLQDRPLSTLSGGQRQRVLIARALACEPEVLILDEPTANIDPRVEAGVFDLLQRLNERVTVIVVSHDIGFISGYVSRVACLNRTLVCHATSDISGEVIENLYGMPMQMVHHHTVLKK; encoded by the coding sequence ATGAGCCCGGCCGTCATTGAGCTCGCCCAGGTCTTTTTCCGTTACGATGAGATCCCCGTGCTGGACAATGTCACTCTGTCCATTGAACAGGGTGAGTTTCTCGGCATTGTCGGCCCCAACGGCAGTGGCAAGAGCACCCTGCTCAAATTGATCCTGGGACTTCTCTCGCCGACCTCGGGAAGCGTACGGGTCTTCGGGAAACAGCCCGGCCAGGCCTGCCAGAAACTGGGTTACGTACCTCAGTTCGCCACTTTTGACCGCCGTTTCCCCATCAGTGTCTTAGATACGGTTCTGCAGGGAAGACTCGGCAAAACGAGATCAATCCTCGGCTATGGCGAAAAAGATCGGCAGGTCGCGCGGCAGGCCATGGCCGAAGCGGAAATACTAGACCTGCAGGATCGCCCCCTCTCTACCCTGTCCGGCGGGCAGAGGCAGCGGGTACTCATCGCCAGGGCGCTGGCCTGCGAACCGGAGGTGCTCATTCTCGACGAGCCCACGGCCAATATCGACCCGCGGGTCGAAGCCGGCGTCTTCGACCTGCTCCAGCGCCTTAACGAGCGCGTCACCGTCATCGTCGTCTCCCATGATATCGGTTTTATTTCCGGCTACGTCAGCCGCGTCGCCTGTCTCAACCGCACCCTGGTGTGCCATGCCACTTCCGACATTAGCGGCGAAGTAATAGAGAACCTTTACGGGATGCCCATGCAGATGGTCCATCATCACACTGTTCTTAAGAAATAA
- a CDS encoding DUF3422 domain-containing protein, translating to MPPASLPFSTHPQRDDLYNELHARPFQVITAPQLISHLAFKAQPQEMDNAFIHLCELCRRYSVNPPPPDMGSYQQDFGGFTLRWERHMEFYALTFLRSEQAGPEPFRQPAIGLIPPDWLSMLPGEAIAAFHVVVDGGLLAIDPEDLTRYFEGHKLIISAPREGKAFFCTAFRLHSDGFGRFLVQNRGSSDQQTGRLIQRIIELETYRLLAQLSIPLAKHLSTQLHDMDRELADLLARVQSSGSAVDERSLLQNLSLLSTRLETFRTETNYRFSATRAYHELVHSRLRNIRESKIEGHMTATEFMTRRLNPGMRTCESVSNWMEDLSRRIERAGDMLRTRVNLTLQEQNKGLLGAMNRRSRLQFRLQETVEGLSVVAITYYMVGLLSYIFNGLPLDTWRLEKPILLAALVPVVLAAAWGLTHRIKHRLIKEPTQPEE from the coding sequence ATGCCCCCCGCTTCCCTGCCCTTCTCTACCCACCCGCAAAGAGACGATCTCTATAACGAACTTCACGCCCGCCCTTTCCAGGTCATCACTGCACCACAACTGATCAGCCATCTGGCCTTCAAAGCGCAGCCGCAGGAAATGGACAACGCCTTTATTCACCTTTGCGAACTCTGCCGTCGCTACAGCGTCAACCCTCCCCCTCCCGACATGGGTTCTTACCAGCAGGACTTCGGTGGTTTCACGCTTCGCTGGGAACGGCACATGGAATTTTACGCCCTGACCTTTCTTCGCAGCGAACAGGCTGGGCCTGAACCCTTTCGACAGCCTGCCATCGGCCTGATCCCTCCCGACTGGCTCTCCATGCTGCCGGGCGAGGCAATTGCCGCTTTTCATGTTGTGGTCGATGGAGGCCTTCTCGCCATCGACCCCGAAGACCTGACACGCTACTTTGAAGGCCATAAACTCATCATCAGCGCTCCGCGCGAAGGCAAAGCCTTTTTCTGCACAGCCTTCAGGCTACACAGTGACGGATTCGGCCGTTTCCTTGTTCAGAACCGCGGCAGCTCAGACCAGCAGACAGGCCGCCTCATTCAGCGGATTATCGAACTGGAGACCTATCGCCTGCTGGCCCAACTCTCCATCCCCCTGGCCAAGCACCTTTCGACTCAGCTTCATGACATGGACAGGGAGCTGGCGGATTTATTGGCCCGGGTCCAGTCCAGCGGCAGCGCCGTCGACGAACGCTCTCTCCTTCAGAATCTGTCACTGCTGTCGACGCGTCTCGAGACTTTTCGCACGGAAACCAATTATCGTTTCTCTGCTACACGTGCCTATCACGAGCTTGTTCATTCGCGATTGAGGAATATAAGAGAAAGCAAAATAGAAGGACACATGACCGCCACCGAATTCATGACCCGGCGTTTGAACCCCGGCATGCGCACCTGTGAATCGGTCAGCAACTGGATGGAGGATCTCTCTCGCCGCATCGAGAGAGCCGGCGACATGCTGCGCACCCGGGTCAATCTCACCCTGCAGGAACAGAATAAAGGACTGCTCGGCGCTATGAATCGCCGTAGTCGCCTCCAGTTTCGACTGCAGGAAACCGTTGAAGGCCTTTCGGTCGTGGCCATCACCTATTACATGGTGGGGCTGCTCAGCTACATCTTTAACGGCCTGCCCCTTGACACCTGGAGACTTGAAAAACCCATCCTTCTGGCAGCCTTGGTCCCTGTTGTCCTTGCCGCCGCCTGGGGGCTGACCCATCGCATCAAACATCGACTGATCAAAGAGCCGACCCAGCCGGAAGAATGA
- a CDS encoding FKBP-type peptidyl-prolyl cis-trans isomerase, protein MKRQSFSLVAILSLLFVATGCTAQEKAPELKDLKDKVSYSIGLDIGRNFKAQGVEVEPALLLKGMKDALADAQPMLTDEQIEETMTAFQQQMMEKQQKMISELAETNKKEGQVFLAENAKKEGVVSLPSGLQYKVVSAGEGASPKAEDTVSVHYRGTLVDGTEFDSSYSRGEPATFPVNGVIPGWTEALQLMKKGAKYELYIPAELAYGQRGAGPAIGPNATLIFEVELLEIEPK, encoded by the coding sequence ATGAAAAGGCAAAGTTTCTCTCTCGTCGCCATCCTCAGCCTCCTCTTTGTGGCTACGGGATGTACGGCCCAGGAAAAAGCACCAGAACTTAAAGACCTTAAAGACAAGGTCAGCTACAGCATCGGTTTGGATATCGGTCGCAACTTCAAGGCGCAGGGCGTCGAGGTCGAGCCGGCCCTTCTTCTCAAGGGTATGAAGGACGCGCTCGCCGATGCTCAGCCCATGCTGACCGACGAACAGATTGAAGAGACGATGACTGCTTTTCAGCAGCAGATGATGGAAAAACAGCAGAAAATGATCAGCGAGCTGGCTGAAACGAACAAGAAGGAAGGCCAGGTTTTTCTGGCTGAAAACGCCAAGAAAGAGGGCGTTGTCAGTCTTCCCAGCGGCCTGCAGTACAAGGTCGTCAGTGCAGGCGAGGGAGCTTCTCCCAAGGCGGAAGATACGGTTTCCGTTCACTATCGTGGAACCCTTGTGGATGGCACCGAGTTTGACAGCTCTTACAGTCGAGGTGAGCCGGCAACCTTCCCCGTCAATGGGGTAATCCCGGGTTGGACCGAGGCCCTTCAGCTCATGAAAAAAGGAGCCAAGTACGAGTTGTATATTCCGGCTGAATTGGCCTACGGCCAGCGTGGCGCCGGGCCTGCCATCGGCCCCAATGCTACCCTGATTTTCGAAGTTGAATTGCTGGAAATAGAACCTAAGTAG
- a CDS encoding MBL fold metallo-hydrolase: protein MDLHNLHCIDLDQPRHTGFRQFISAWLYRDNHISLLVDPGPLSTIPILLEKLHKLGVSHLDYVLLTHIHIDHAGGTGALLQTFPDAHVICHPEGIPHLIAPDKLWQGSRKVLGTLADTYGEIVDVPADRIHFEEELAGGAIRAIRTPGHAAHHVSYLMDDVLFAGEVAGVHAEVPGGTYMRPATPPRFILQVALDSIDRMLTLAPKRMVFAHYGLVDDAPRHLRIGRDQLILWVRGAVETSQSDPDDRESELMDWLLAHDTIFRHIFELPSDIQARERYFLGNTFKGMMDYVDTLSPAEQKRLLSP, encoded by the coding sequence ATGGACTTGCACAATCTTCACTGTATCGATCTCGACCAGCCCCGCCATACAGGCTTTCGCCAGTTTATCAGTGCGTGGCTCTACAGGGACAACCATATCAGCCTGCTGGTTGACCCCGGTCCGCTTTCCACCATTCCCATCCTGCTTGAGAAACTGCATAAACTCGGAGTCTCCCACCTCGATTACGTGCTGCTTACCCATATCCATATTGATCATGCCGGCGGTACCGGCGCCCTTCTCCAAACCTTTCCCGACGCCCACGTCATCTGCCATCCCGAGGGAATTCCCCACCTGATCGCCCCTGACAAACTCTGGCAGGGCTCCCGCAAGGTACTGGGGACACTTGCGGATACCTACGGCGAGATTGTGGATGTACCCGCAGACAGAATCCACTTCGAGGAAGAACTGGCCGGCGGTGCCATCCGAGCCATTCGCACACCGGGACACGCCGCACATCACGTCAGCTACCTGATGGACGATGTGCTTTTTGCCGGAGAGGTGGCGGGTGTGCATGCCGAGGTGCCCGGGGGGACCTATATGCGTCCGGCAACACCGCCTCGTTTCATCTTGCAGGTGGCGCTCGATTCCATAGACCGTATGCTGACCCTGGCGCCAAAACGCATGGTCTTTGCCCACTATGGGCTGGTTGACGATGCCCCCAGACATCTTCGAATTGGCCGCGACCAACTGATTCTATGGGTGAGGGGCGCCGTTGAAACGAGCCAATCCGACCCCGATGATCGTGAGTCAGAACTGATGGACTGGCTTCTGGCCCATGACACCATCTTCCGGCATATCTTCGAGCTGCCCTCCGACATTCAGGCCAGAGAGCGTTATTTCCTCGGCAATACCTTCAAAGGCATGATGGATTACGTCGACACCCTGTCACCGGCCGAACAAAAACGCCTTCTCTCCCCTTAA
- a CDS encoding PilZ domain-containing protein, which yields MTTPRRFGRIPFAANLTLSHKGQSHSGNLQDIALKGALLHFDSLPPLHHNDVCQLDIPLLNSDIVLHFTAEAIHFHQDSIGFRFTEMDLETMSHLRRLLELNTGNADKIEKEMSFLRKNAPSP from the coding sequence ATGACCACGCCACGACGTTTCGGTCGCATCCCCTTTGCGGCGAATCTCACCCTGAGTCATAAAGGCCAGTCTCATTCCGGCAACTTGCAGGATATCGCCCTAAAGGGCGCGCTGCTTCACTTTGACAGCCTGCCACCGCTGCACCACAACGATGTCTGCCAACTGGATATTCCACTTCTGAACAGCGACATCGTCCTGCATTTCACGGCGGAAGCCATTCACTTTCATCAGGACAGCATCGGTTTCCGCTTTACGGAGATGGATCTGGAAACGATGAGTCATCTGCGCCGTCTGCTGGAGTTGAATACTGGCAATGCAGACAAGATTGAAAAGGAGATGTCCTTTCTTCGTAAAAACGCCCCATCCCCCTAA
- the rbr gene encoding rubrerythrin — translation MASLKGTKTEKNILTAFAGESQARNRYTYFSAQAKKEGFVQISDIFEETANQEKEHAKRLFKMLEGGEVEITASFPAGVIGTTADNLKEAAGGENYEHSTMYPEFAEIARQEGFNDIADVFMAIAVAEKQHEKRYLDLLANIENRRVFKRPETVVWRCRNCGYLHEGPEAPDKCPACDHPQAHFELLGENY, via the coding sequence ATGGCTTCACTGAAAGGCACCAAAACTGAAAAAAATATCCTGACTGCATTCGCTGGCGAAAGCCAGGCCCGCAATCGCTACACGTATTTTTCAGCCCAGGCTAAAAAAGAAGGCTTCGTGCAGATATCAGACATTTTTGAAGAGACCGCCAACCAGGAAAAAGAGCACGCCAAACGCCTTTTCAAGATGCTTGAAGGCGGTGAAGTCGAGATCACGGCGTCCTTTCCTGCCGGAGTCATCGGCACCACCGCTGACAACCTCAAAGAAGCGGCTGGCGGGGAAAATTACGAGCACAGCACAATGTACCCCGAGTTTGCTGAAATTGCCCGCCAGGAAGGCTTCAATGACATCGCCGATGTCTTCATGGCCATTGCAGTCGCCGAAAAACAGCATGAAAAGCGCTACCTCGACCTTCTCGCCAACATTGAAAACCGCCGCGTCTTCAAGCGGCCTGAAACCGTGGTCTGGCGTTGCCGCAACTGCGGATATCTTCACGAAGGCCCTGAGGCCCCTGACAAATGTCCGGCCTGCGACCATCCGCAAGCTCACTTTGAACTGCTCGGCGAAAACTACTGA
- a CDS encoding MFS transporter, with amino-acid sequence MFIIILTTVLTLSALYAPQPLLPVIVREFAVSSETAALLTTVAFIPLSLAPLVYGFVLETVSPRRMLKVAVFLLAVTELWFYYAPSFAELMVIRLLQGLLIPAMLTALMTYVSEQAGPSRIQRAMAVYVTATILGGFLGRACSGFIATTWGWRHSFLLLAISLAICFVFLFSLKGPESLSVSRPKADLLWKTLSHPLYRRIYLLIFCLFLVFAAIMNFLPFRLTEISDQANEFRIGLMYSGYVMGMVTSLMAVRFSAWLGGSRRAILAGMGVFCLALLGLATDHVTVLFVVMFLFCGAMFLVHSTATGHLNRLATSHKGVVNGVYVAFYYGGGVVGSYLPGLIYKGWGWLPFILCLLGIALVGMLTLTGVQAGAPPKRVVDT; translated from the coding sequence ATGTTTATCATCATTCTGACAACTGTTCTTACTCTCTCGGCCCTCTATGCCCCGCAGCCGCTCTTGCCGGTCATCGTGCGGGAGTTTGCCGTGTCTTCCGAGACCGCTGCCCTGTTGACCACGGTGGCTTTTATCCCTCTGAGTCTGGCCCCTCTCGTCTATGGTTTCGTGTTGGAGACGGTTTCTCCCCGGCGCATGCTGAAAGTGGCTGTCTTTTTGCTGGCCGTAACAGAATTGTGGTTTTACTATGCCCCTTCCTTCGCGGAACTGATGGTCATTCGCCTCCTGCAAGGTCTGCTGATACCCGCCATGCTGACGGCGCTCATGACGTATGTGTCAGAGCAGGCCGGCCCTTCCCGCATCCAGCGTGCCATGGCCGTCTACGTGACGGCCACGATTCTCGGCGGTTTTCTTGGTCGGGCCTGCTCTGGATTTATCGCCACCACCTGGGGGTGGCGCCACAGTTTTCTCCTTCTGGCCATCAGCCTTGCCATCTGCTTTGTCTTTCTCTTTAGCCTGAAGGGGCCCGAGTCACTGAGTGTCAGTCGACCAAAAGCCGACCTGCTGTGGAAGACGCTGTCTCACCCTCTTTATCGCCGCATCTATCTCCTGATCTTCTGCCTTTTTCTGGTCTTCGCGGCCATCATGAACTTTCTGCCTTTCCGCCTGACTGAAATCAGTGACCAGGCCAATGAATTCCGCATTGGTCTCATGTATTCCGGTTATGTCATGGGCATGGTGACCTCCCTCATGGCGGTGCGGTTCAGTGCGTGGCTGGGCGGCAGCAGGCGCGCTATCCTTGCCGGCATGGGAGTATTCTGTCTGGCGTTGCTGGGGCTGGCGACCGACCATGTCACCGTTTTGTTTGTGGTTATGTTTCTCTTTTGCGGCGCCATGTTTCTTGTTCATTCGACGGCCACCGGCCACCTCAACCGCCTGGCCACCAGTCACAAAGGGGTGGTGAACGGCGTCTATGTCGCCTTTTATTACGGTGGAGGGGTGGTCGGTTCCTATCTGCCGGGTCTCATTTACAAGGGGTGGGGATGGTTGCCCTTTATCTTGTGTTTGCTGGGCATTGCGCTGGTGGGAATGCTTACTCTGACCGGTGTTCAGGCGGGTGCGCCGCCCAAAAGAGTAGTTGACACCTGA
- a CDS encoding peptidylprolyl isomerase: MAAAKSGDSIKVHYAGRLEDGTAFDSSKGGEPLSLTLGQGEVIPGFDEAIVGMQVGESKTITIGAEQAYGPRIDELVIELARKDLPGDLELTLGRQLEVTQEEGEPFVVEVTDLTDVTVTLDANHPLAGKELTFDIELVEIL, translated from the coding sequence ATGGCAGCAGCAAAAAGTGGCGATTCGATCAAAGTACATTATGCAGGACGTCTTGAGGACGGGACTGCCTTTGACAGTTCAAAGGGGGGCGAACCTCTTAGCTTGACGCTTGGGCAGGGCGAGGTTATCCCCGGATTTGACGAGGCTATCGTCGGGATGCAGGTTGGTGAGAGTAAAACAATCACCATCGGGGCTGAGCAGGCCTATGGTCCCCGCATTGACGAGCTCGTGATTGAACTGGCCCGAAAGGATCTGCCGGGAGATCTTGAATTAACTCTGGGCCGCCAATTGGAGGTTACCCAGGAAGAAGGCGAGCCTTTCGTCGTTGAAGTCACCGATCTGACGGATGTGACCGTTACCCTCGATGCAAACCATCCTTTGGCTGGTAAAGAACTGACCTTCGATATCGAACTGGTAGAAATTCTCTGA
- a CDS encoding PEP-CTERM sorting domain-containing protein, whose translation MKKLLFSTLLALVLTGSSALAFVVDLTTPNEPGMPTMTYATVTGFVDAGDNSVFHFEINLADGMGAFLNGGDNFGLDKFYFNTDLSLTEGMFLNLDPNTWNVNFINNNVAGFGLFDLELVDPGKRSLSLSFDIDYIAAITEENFFLLSADPAGNGNGHFAAHIGGFEYDDFGSIYVRDGDAPPPVPEPGTLLLLGSGLLGLTLYRRIRK comes from the coding sequence ATGAAAAAATTACTGTTTTCAACCCTGCTCGCTCTGGTTCTAACCGGGAGTTCCGCTCTGGCCTTCGTTGTGGATCTGACCACTCCCAACGAGCCTGGCATGCCCACCATGACCTATGCCACGGTTACAGGCTTTGTCGATGCCGGCGATAACAGCGTCTTCCATTTCGAAATCAACCTGGCAGATGGGATGGGTGCCTTTCTCAACGGCGGCGACAATTTCGGTCTGGACAAATTTTACTTCAATACCGACCTGAGCCTCACCGAAGGCATGTTCCTCAATCTTGACCCCAACACCTGGAACGTGAACTTTATCAACAACAATGTAGCCGGTTTTGGGCTCTTTGATCTCGAATTGGTGGACCCTGGAAAGAGAAGTCTCAGTTTGAGTTTTGACATCGATTATATCGCCGCCATCACCGAGGAAAACTTCTTCCTCCTCTCCGCCGATCCGGCCGGCAATGGCAACGGCCATTTCGCTGCCCATATTGGCGGGTTTGAATATGACGACTTTGGAAGCATTTATGTCCGTGACGGTGACGCACCTCCGCCTGTGCCCGAACCCGGCACCTTGCTCCTTCTCGGCTCAGGCCTTCTGGGACTGACCCTTTACCGCCGTATCAGAAAATAG
- a CDS encoding zinc ABC transporter substrate-binding protein: MRKALLFPLLAILLAAWPSQAAPLQVFVSVLPQKYIVERIGGDDVEVSVMVGPGRSPATYEPTPKQMATLATAAVYFRIGVAFETVWMERIRANNPDLRIIDLREGLALRSIESHSHHDHGHDHHDEEDAEGLKDPHVWTSPQLVQVMAGRVLSVLATLNPTGEATYRSNYKALMADLESLDRDIRTKLSPLTNRRFLIFHPSMGYFADTYDLLQVPIEMEGKEPGARTLARLIDEAREQNIRVIFVQQQFSRRLAENIASSIGATVIAIDPLAEDYPTNMRHIAEVFAAAMDKK; the protein is encoded by the coding sequence ATGAGAAAAGCCCTGCTTTTTCCTCTGCTGGCCATCCTCCTGGCGGCGTGGCCGTCGCAGGCTGCGCCCCTTCAGGTTTTTGTCAGTGTTCTGCCGCAGAAATATATCGTCGAACGCATCGGCGGTGACGATGTAGAGGTCTCGGTCATGGTGGGGCCAGGCCGTAGCCCGGCCACTTATGAGCCGACGCCAAAGCAGATGGCCACGCTGGCCACGGCCGCCGTTTATTTTCGCATTGGGGTCGCTTTTGAAACGGTCTGGATGGAGCGCATCCGTGCCAACAATCCGGACCTGCGCATCATTGATCTGCGCGAAGGACTCGCTCTGCGCTCCATCGAAAGCCACAGCCATCACGATCATGGCCACGACCATCACGATGAAGAGGACGCCGAGGGACTTAAAGACCCCCATGTCTGGACAAGCCCCCAACTCGTTCAAGTCATGGCTGGCAGGGTACTGTCCGTGCTGGCGACACTCAACCCGACTGGAGAAGCGACCTACCGCAGCAACTATAAGGCCCTGATGGCTGACCTCGAATCCCTCGACCGGGATATCCGGACGAAACTGTCTCCCCTGACCAATCGCCGCTTTCTCATTTTTCACCCTTCCATGGGCTATTTTGCCGACACCTACGACCTGCTGCAGGTACCCATCGAAATGGAAGGCAAGGAACCGGGGGCCAGAACCCTGGCCCGCCTGATCGACGAAGCCAGGGAGCAGAACATCCGCGTCATTTTTGTGCAGCAGCAATTCAGCCGCCGACTGGCAGAGAATATCGCCAGTTCCATCGGGGCCACGGTCATAGCCATCGATCCTCTCGCCGAGGACTATCCAACCAACATGCGCCACATCGCGGAGGTCTTCGCCGCGGCGATGGATAAGAAATGA
- a CDS encoding desulfoferrodoxin gives MPKRLEVYKCDVCGNIVEVLHAGAGDLVCCGENMKLMTENTVDAAKEKHVPVIEIGKNSITVKVGSVAHPMEEKHYIEWIEIIADGKVYRQFLNPGDKPEATFPVSASKVTAREYCNLHGHWKADS, from the coding sequence ATGCCCAAGAGACTGGAAGTGTACAAATGTGACGTATGTGGCAACATCGTAGAAGTGTTGCACGCCGGTGCAGGCGACCTGGTATGCTGTGGTGAGAACATGAAGCTTATGACCGAAAATACGGTCGATGCCGCCAAGGAAAAACATGTCCCCGTGATCGAAATTGGCAAGAATTCCATCACCGTTAAAGTTGGCAGCGTTGCCCATCCAATGGAAGAAAAGCACTACATTGAATGGATCGAGATCATTGCCGACGGCAAGGTGTACCGACAGTTTCTGAACCCCGGAGACAAACCAGAGGCCACCTTCCCCGTCTCCGCCAGCAAAGTCACCGCCCGTGAATACTGCAACCTGCATGGGCACTGGAAAGCCGACTCCTGA
- a CDS encoding cold-shock protein, giving the protein MAQGTVKWFNDAKGFGFIEQDNGPDVFVHFSAIQGDGFKSLAEGDRVTFDVTQGQKGPQSANVRKI; this is encoded by the coding sequence ATGGCACAAGGCACTGTAAAATGGTTCAATGACGCAAAGGGTTTTGGTTTTATCGAGCAGGACAACGGACCCGATGTATTCGTTCACTTCTCAGCAATTCAGGGCGATGGCTTCAAGTCTCTCGCCGAAGGTGACCGCGTTACGTTTGACGTCACCCAAGGTCAGAAAGGCCCCCAGTCGGCCAACGTGCGGAAGATCTAA
- a CDS encoding PilZ domain-containing protein: MERKKILLVQKPEIVTAMENSFFHRAGFDFLLASDQATAMSLVEEEDPVLVIVEADSDSLNGAELSQRIKSDPFLRNTHILLIVKEKEQVRQGSVCDAVIARPFEAKELVAAACDVLGIVDPAAPRKEVEVPVLCGPDTFHLRPGYTFNLSTGGVFIETAELLPIDTVVLLEISLPVASLSCRGRVAWVNHPEWIKAKTLPIGMGIEFTDIPETYRALLVEHLDAIPE, from the coding sequence GTGGAACGGAAGAAAATTTTACTTGTCCAGAAGCCAGAAATCGTCACCGCGATGGAAAATTCCTTTTTTCACCGGGCCGGTTTTGATTTTCTGCTGGCTTCCGATCAGGCTACGGCCATGTCTCTGGTGGAAGAGGAGGATCCGGTTCTTGTCATTGTTGAAGCCGATTCCGACTCTCTCAACGGAGCCGAACTCAGCCAGCGGATCAAGAGCGACCCTTTTCTGCGCAATACCCACATCCTGCTGATTGTTAAAGAGAAGGAACAGGTCAGGCAGGGGAGCGTTTGTGATGCAGTGATCGCCAGGCCGTTCGAAGCTAAGGAGCTGGTGGCCGCAGCCTGTGATGTCCTCGGCATTGTCGATCCCGCCGCCCCGCGCAAAGAAGTTGAAGTCCCTGTTCTTTGCGGCCCTGATACTTTTCATTTGCGGCCGGGGTACACATTCAATCTCAGTACGGGCGGCGTTTTTATCGAGACGGCCGAACTGTTGCCCATCGATACGGTGGTTCTTCTCGAAATATCCCTGCCTGTTGCCTCTTTGAGTTGCCGTGGGCGGGTCGCCTGGGTTAACCATCCGGAGTGGATCAAGGCCAAAACCCTGCCAATCGGCATGGGGATCGAATTCACCGACATTCCCGAAACCTATCGAGCCCTGCTTGTGGAGCATCTCGATGCTATTCCCGAATGA